Proteins co-encoded in one Papaver somniferum cultivar HN1 chromosome 5, ASM357369v1, whole genome shotgun sequence genomic window:
- the LOC113277315 gene encoding polygalacturonase-like isoform X4: MLQLVIVLVFSYHSCYGSSSEDPLYSTTYYDIDDETSSVYNHAYPTYLLTVGELNRDDFFPADELADSNRFSSYDDELTPDDEFSSNAIGSPSSSVRVINIDDFGANHNGDGTDANEAFEKSWKEACSSSTGAVLILVPSNKRYLLKPIKFYGPCESPITMMVYGTIEASADRDDYRRDNRHWILFRNVRNLKIEGGGTFNGKGDIWWKNSCKIDKSRPCVTAPTVRHYMCVDGLSPNTDGIHVGNTRRMQIRNCIIRTGDDCISIVSGSENVHATGITCGPGHGISIGSLGAGKSEAHVSNILVDTARLTGTTNGVRIKTWQQGGKGKANNIIFQNILMQNVTNPIIINQNYCDQADPCNEQESAVHVSSVVYKNIQGTSDTAVAVKFDCSKSFPCSAVVLQDINLVRAGGTQAKALCNNVYFDQLGKVFPKCP, from the exons ATGCTCCAACTTGTCATCGTTTTGGTGTTTTCTTATCACTCCTGTTATGGCAGCAGTTCAGAGGACCCGCTTTACAGCACTACTTATTATGATATTGATGATGAGACCTCATCTGTTTATAATCATGCATATCCTACATACCTCTTGACCGTTGGCGAGCTAAATCGGGACGACTTCTTTCCTGCTGATGAACTTGCTGACAGTAATAGATTTTCCAGCTACGATGACGAACTTACTCCAGATGATGAATTCAGCTCTAATGCAATTGGCAGTCCTTCGTCTTCTGTTAGAGTGATTAATATAGACGATTTCGGAGCTAACCATAATGGCGACGGAACAGATGCTAACGAG GCATTTGAAAAATCTTGGAAGGAAGCATGTTCATCCTCGACGGGAGCAGTTCTAATTTTGGTTCCTTCTAACAAGAGATATCTTCTTAAACCAATCAAATTCTATGGTCCTTGCGAGTCTCCGATTACAATGATG GTCTATGGAACCATTGAAGCTTCTGCTGACCGAGACGATTACAGAAGAGACAATAGACACTGGATACTTTTCCGGAATGTTCGAAACTTGAAAATTGAAGGAGGGGGGACTTTTAATGGCAAAGGAGATATTTGGTGGAAAAATTCATGCAAAATTGACAAATCTCGC CCCTGCGTCACTGCACCAACGGTACGTCACTATATGTGTGTAGATG GATTAAGTCCGAACACTGATGGGATTCATGTTGGTAACACCCGAAGAATGCAAATACGAAACTGCATTATAAGAACAG GTGATGACTGCATATCGATAGTAAGTGGATCTGAAAATGTTCATGCCACGGGCATAACATGTGGACCAGGACATGGAATCag TATTGGAAGCTTAGGAGCGGGTAAATCAGAGGCTCATGTTTCAAATATATTGGTCGATACAGCAAGACTCACAGGAACGACTAACGGAGTCAGGATCAAGACATGGCAG CAGGGAGGAAAAGGCAAAGCAAACAACATCATCTTTCAAAACATTCTAATGCAGAATGTGACCAACCCTATAATCATAAATCAGAACTATTGTGATCAGGCTGATCCCTGCAATGAGCAG GAATCAGCTGTACATGTATCAAGTGTGGTGTACAAGAATATTCAAGGAACAAGTGATACAGCTGTAGCAGTGAAGTTTGATTGTAGTAAAAGTTTTCCTTGTAGTGCTGTTGTGCTACAGGATATTAACCTTGTACGTGCAGGAGGAACTCAAGCAAAAGCATTATGCAACAACGTCTATTTTGATCAATTGGGGAAGGTTTTTCCCAAATGCCCCTGA
- the LOC113277315 gene encoding polygalacturonase-like isoform X3 produces MLQLVIVLVFSYHSCYGSSSEDPLYSTTYYDIDDETSSVYNHAYPTYLLTVGELNRDDFFPADELADSNRFSSYDDELTPDDEFSSNAIGSPSSSVRVINIDDFGANHNGDGTDANEAFEKSWKEACSSSTGAVLILVPSNKRYLLKPIKFYGPCESPITMMVYGTIEASADRDDYRRDNRHWILFRNVRNLKIEGGGTFNGKGDIWWKNSCKIDKSRPCVTAPTVRHYMCVDGLNLLPMPKFEGLSPNTDGIHVGNTRRMQIRNCIIRTGDDCISIVSGSENVHATGITCGPGHGISIGSLGAGKSEAHVSNILVDTARLTGTTNGVRIKTWQQGGKGKANNIIFQNILMQNVTNPIIINQNYCDQADPCNEQESAVHVSSVVYKNIQGTSDTAVAVKFDCSKSFPCSAVVLQDINLVRAGGTQAKALCNNVYFDQLGKVFPKCP; encoded by the exons ATGCTCCAACTTGTCATCGTTTTGGTGTTTTCTTATCACTCCTGTTATGGCAGCAGTTCAGAGGACCCGCTTTACAGCACTACTTATTATGATATTGATGATGAGACCTCATCTGTTTATAATCATGCATATCCTACATACCTCTTGACCGTTGGCGAGCTAAATCGGGACGACTTCTTTCCTGCTGATGAACTTGCTGACAGTAATAGATTTTCCAGCTACGATGACGAACTTACTCCAGATGATGAATTCAGCTCTAATGCAATTGGCAGTCCTTCGTCTTCTGTTAGAGTGATTAATATAGACGATTTCGGAGCTAACCATAATGGCGACGGAACAGATGCTAACGAG GCATTTGAAAAATCTTGGAAGGAAGCATGTTCATCCTCGACGGGAGCAGTTCTAATTTTGGTTCCTTCTAACAAGAGATATCTTCTTAAACCAATCAAATTCTATGGTCCTTGCGAGTCTCCGATTACAATGATG GTCTATGGAACCATTGAAGCTTCTGCTGACCGAGACGATTACAGAAGAGACAATAGACACTGGATACTTTTCCGGAATGTTCGAAACTTGAAAATTGAAGGAGGGGGGACTTTTAATGGCAAAGGAGATATTTGGTGGAAAAATTCATGCAAAATTGACAAATCTCGC CCCTGCGTCACTGCACCAACGGTACGTCACTATATGTGTGTAGATG gcCTTAACCTTCTACCAATGCCAAAATTTGAGG GATTAAGTCCGAACACTGATGGGATTCATGTTGGTAACACCCGAAGAATGCAAATACGAAACTGCATTATAAGAACAG GTGATGACTGCATATCGATAGTAAGTGGATCTGAAAATGTTCATGCCACGGGCATAACATGTGGACCAGGACATGGAATCag TATTGGAAGCTTAGGAGCGGGTAAATCAGAGGCTCATGTTTCAAATATATTGGTCGATACAGCAAGACTCACAGGAACGACTAACGGAGTCAGGATCAAGACATGGCAG CAGGGAGGAAAAGGCAAAGCAAACAACATCATCTTTCAAAACATTCTAATGCAGAATGTGACCAACCCTATAATCATAAATCAGAACTATTGTGATCAGGCTGATCCCTGCAATGAGCAG GAATCAGCTGTACATGTATCAAGTGTGGTGTACAAGAATATTCAAGGAACAAGTGATACAGCTGTAGCAGTGAAGTTTGATTGTAGTAAAAGTTTTCCTTGTAGTGCTGTTGTGCTACAGGATATTAACCTTGTACGTGCAGGAGGAACTCAAGCAAAAGCATTATGCAACAACGTCTATTTTGATCAATTGGGGAAGGTTTTTCCCAAATGCCCCTGA
- the LOC113277315 gene encoding polygalacturonase-like isoform X2 translates to MLQLVIVLVFSYHSCYGSSSEDPLYSTTYYDIDDETSSVYNHAYPTYLLTVGELNRDDFFPADELADSNRFSSYDDELTPDDEFSSNAIGSPSSSVRVINIDDFGANHNGDGTDANEAFEKSWKEACSSSTGAVLILVPSNKRYLLKPIKFYGPCESPITMMVYGTIEASADRDDYRRDNRHWILFRNVRNLKIEGGGTFNGKGDIWWKNSCKIDKSRPCVTAPTALTFYQCQNLRVKNIRIRDSQQIHTSFEKCLDVEAINLLISAPGLSPNTDGIHVGNTRRMQIRNCIIRTGDDCISIVSGSENVHATGITCGPGHGISIGSLGAGKSEAHVSNILVDTARLTGTTNGVRIKTWQGGKGKANNIIFQNILMQNVTNPIIINQNYCDQADPCNEQESAVHVSSVVYKNIQGTSDTAVAVKFDCSKSFPCSAVVLQDINLVRAGGTQAKALCNNVYFDQLGKVFPKCP, encoded by the exons ATGCTCCAACTTGTCATCGTTTTGGTGTTTTCTTATCACTCCTGTTATGGCAGCAGTTCAGAGGACCCGCTTTACAGCACTACTTATTATGATATTGATGATGAGACCTCATCTGTTTATAATCATGCATATCCTACATACCTCTTGACCGTTGGCGAGCTAAATCGGGACGACTTCTTTCCTGCTGATGAACTTGCTGACAGTAATAGATTTTCCAGCTACGATGACGAACTTACTCCAGATGATGAATTCAGCTCTAATGCAATTGGCAGTCCTTCGTCTTCTGTTAGAGTGATTAATATAGACGATTTCGGAGCTAACCATAATGGCGACGGAACAGATGCTAACGAG GCATTTGAAAAATCTTGGAAGGAAGCATGTTCATCCTCGACGGGAGCAGTTCTAATTTTGGTTCCTTCTAACAAGAGATATCTTCTTAAACCAATCAAATTCTATGGTCCTTGCGAGTCTCCGATTACAATGATG GTCTATGGAACCATTGAAGCTTCTGCTGACCGAGACGATTACAGAAGAGACAATAGACACTGGATACTTTTCCGGAATGTTCGAAACTTGAAAATTGAAGGAGGGGGGACTTTTAATGGCAAAGGAGATATTTGGTGGAAAAATTCATGCAAAATTGACAAATCTCGC CCCTGCGTCACTGCACCAACG gcCTTAACCTTCTACCAATGCCAAAATTTGAGGGTAAAGAACATAAGAATCAGAGATTCGCAACAAATACATACATCTTTCGAGAAATGTTTGGATGTTGAAGCTATCAATCTTTTGATTTCTGCTCCAGGATTAAGTCCGAACACTGATGGGATTCATGTTGGTAACACCCGAAGAATGCAAATACGAAACTGCATTATAAGAACAG GTGATGACTGCATATCGATAGTAAGTGGATCTGAAAATGTTCATGCCACGGGCATAACATGTGGACCAGGACATGGAATCag TATTGGAAGCTTAGGAGCGGGTAAATCAGAGGCTCATGTTTCAAATATATTGGTCGATACAGCAAGACTCACAGGAACGACTAACGGAGTCAGGATCAAGACATGGCAG GGAGGAAAAGGCAAAGCAAACAACATCATCTTTCAAAACATTCTAATGCAGAATGTGACCAACCCTATAATCATAAATCAGAACTATTGTGATCAGGCTGATCCCTGCAATGAGCAG GAATCAGCTGTACATGTATCAAGTGTGGTGTACAAGAATATTCAAGGAACAAGTGATACAGCTGTAGCAGTGAAGTTTGATTGTAGTAAAAGTTTTCCTTGTAGTGCTGTTGTGCTACAGGATATTAACCTTGTACGTGCAGGAGGAACTCAAGCAAAAGCATTATGCAACAACGTCTATTTTGATCAATTGGGGAAGGTTTTTCCCAAATGCCCCTGA
- the LOC113277315 gene encoding polygalacturonase-like isoform X1, producing MLQLVIVLVFSYHSCYGSSSEDPLYSTTYYDIDDETSSVYNHAYPTYLLTVGELNRDDFFPADELADSNRFSSYDDELTPDDEFSSNAIGSPSSSVRVINIDDFGANHNGDGTDANEAFEKSWKEACSSSTGAVLILVPSNKRYLLKPIKFYGPCESPITMMVYGTIEASADRDDYRRDNRHWILFRNVRNLKIEGGGTFNGKGDIWWKNSCKIDKSRPCVTAPTALTFYQCQNLRVKNIRIRDSQQIHTSFEKCLDVEAINLLISAPGLSPNTDGIHVGNTRRMQIRNCIIRTGDDCISIVSGSENVHATGITCGPGHGISIGSLGAGKSEAHVSNILVDTARLTGTTNGVRIKTWQQGGKGKANNIIFQNILMQNVTNPIIINQNYCDQADPCNEQESAVHVSSVVYKNIQGTSDTAVAVKFDCSKSFPCSAVVLQDINLVRAGGTQAKALCNNVYFDQLGKVFPKCP from the exons ATGCTCCAACTTGTCATCGTTTTGGTGTTTTCTTATCACTCCTGTTATGGCAGCAGTTCAGAGGACCCGCTTTACAGCACTACTTATTATGATATTGATGATGAGACCTCATCTGTTTATAATCATGCATATCCTACATACCTCTTGACCGTTGGCGAGCTAAATCGGGACGACTTCTTTCCTGCTGATGAACTTGCTGACAGTAATAGATTTTCCAGCTACGATGACGAACTTACTCCAGATGATGAATTCAGCTCTAATGCAATTGGCAGTCCTTCGTCTTCTGTTAGAGTGATTAATATAGACGATTTCGGAGCTAACCATAATGGCGACGGAACAGATGCTAACGAG GCATTTGAAAAATCTTGGAAGGAAGCATGTTCATCCTCGACGGGAGCAGTTCTAATTTTGGTTCCTTCTAACAAGAGATATCTTCTTAAACCAATCAAATTCTATGGTCCTTGCGAGTCTCCGATTACAATGATG GTCTATGGAACCATTGAAGCTTCTGCTGACCGAGACGATTACAGAAGAGACAATAGACACTGGATACTTTTCCGGAATGTTCGAAACTTGAAAATTGAAGGAGGGGGGACTTTTAATGGCAAAGGAGATATTTGGTGGAAAAATTCATGCAAAATTGACAAATCTCGC CCCTGCGTCACTGCACCAACG gcCTTAACCTTCTACCAATGCCAAAATTTGAGGGTAAAGAACATAAGAATCAGAGATTCGCAACAAATACATACATCTTTCGAGAAATGTTTGGATGTTGAAGCTATCAATCTTTTGATTTCTGCTCCAGGATTAAGTCCGAACACTGATGGGATTCATGTTGGTAACACCCGAAGAATGCAAATACGAAACTGCATTATAAGAACAG GTGATGACTGCATATCGATAGTAAGTGGATCTGAAAATGTTCATGCCACGGGCATAACATGTGGACCAGGACATGGAATCag TATTGGAAGCTTAGGAGCGGGTAAATCAGAGGCTCATGTTTCAAATATATTGGTCGATACAGCAAGACTCACAGGAACGACTAACGGAGTCAGGATCAAGACATGGCAG CAGGGAGGAAAAGGCAAAGCAAACAACATCATCTTTCAAAACATTCTAATGCAGAATGTGACCAACCCTATAATCATAAATCAGAACTATTGTGATCAGGCTGATCCCTGCAATGAGCAG GAATCAGCTGTACATGTATCAAGTGTGGTGTACAAGAATATTCAAGGAACAAGTGATACAGCTGTAGCAGTGAAGTTTGATTGTAGTAAAAGTTTTCCTTGTAGTGCTGTTGTGCTACAGGATATTAACCTTGTACGTGCAGGAGGAACTCAAGCAAAAGCATTATGCAACAACGTCTATTTTGATCAATTGGGGAAGGTTTTTCCCAAATGCCCCTGA